TCTTCCTGGAAAAAATCAAGTTCTTCGTCCGTTGGTATTTCCGATTCCTCGGGATCAATGTGAGCATGAGCTTTTATTTTTTCATCCACAGGCAGCTGTGAAATAACGCCATTTTGAGCAACAATCCTGTTGAAATCATGCATGATTGATTCTTTCATTCCAGGACCAATGAGGATAGGATAGGAAGAAATTATTCCGTCGTATATAATTTTGTCCTTAAAAGGCAGCAATACAGCTTCCACCATTACCGGTAAATTATTTCCCCAAAACATTTCAAACGGATCACTCAAGGCCAAAACCTCATAGGCAAACTGGTCATCCATAAAAATGGCATGTTCAGAAGTCAATTTTACGACGACAAAAGTTCCTTTGGTAAAATGCTTGAACTGCTGAATGAGTTCAATATCTTCCTTTGAGAGCTCCTTTGAAAATTCATGGATAAATTCATCCAGCAAATGAAGGTTTTCGTATAATGCCTCTCTAATGGGGTATTTTTTTTCCACTGACCACCCAAGGAATTTTTCAAGAGTGGTATTTTTTGGAAAAAGAGCCAGTTTTTTGCCGGCGAAATAAATTAATTTTGGGTGAATGCGAATGTATTGGTTGTATTCCTGTTCATTTAATCTCATGATTCCTGGTTTGTATTGCCAACGGTGAAACTAAACTGTAAAATACTCTTTCAGCAACAAATATTCCTGTTATTGACGATATTATTGATTATTTTTTGTGGAGCTCGTAAATGTTCATCGCCATTTCTAAACGAAATATTTCGAGCCATTATACCTATATTTGTTTTTATTCAACAACCTGTATATCAATGACAACCCGTATCACAACATCACTTTCCATTTTTTTCCTTTTCCTGTTTTTGACACCACATGCTTTCAGCCAATGTGATTTCAATGAAGTGACCATTACTTCCACAACCGGGGAGTATGCCGATGAAATGAGCTGGCAACTACATGATAGTAATGGTTTGTTGATTACTCAATTCCAGGGAGAACAGAATGCCACTACTACTCAGGAAGTGGTTTGCCTGATGGATGGTTGTTATGTGTTTACCGCCAGCGACAGTTACGGCGATGGCTGGAACGGAGGTTCTGTCCATTTGGAATGGGAGAACTCGTCAGAAAATTTTGGCCTTGATATTGGAACCGGTCAGGTATTTTATTTTGGGATCAATGCAACCGACTGTATCCCTGAAATTTTGGGATGTACGGATCCCAATGCTTTCAATTACGATCCTTTGGCAACCGTAGATGACGGTTCTTGTATAACGCTGGAGGGTATTGTCGATGTTCAATCGTTTGATACCTTATTGTACTCGGGCCCCAAAGACAACCGGATCAACTTTGTAATCCAAAATCGTACGTCTGCCAATCCAAACGACAATTTTACCAATGCCCAGGAATTACGCAGTCGGTTGGAGCTGAATTTTCTTCCTTCTTTTGATTTCAATGATCCGGGGGCAAAGATGCCTTACGCACAGTATAAAAACTTTTTCAACCTTTATGCCGCCTGGTGGCCCGATGCGCCGGGCGATCATACCTGGTGGAGTTTCAACATCATCCAGCAACTTAGGAATGAAATATTTCTCCCTTGGGCCAATGATGAAACGGGTTGGGTCACCTGGTTTTCTACTTCAAAATATGGAGGAGGTGGTGGTGCCGGCCTGAACCGGGAGGCAAGAGTGGGTGATGGAAAAATGTACGGAACCGATTATGAAACCTTGCTGCATGAATTCGGCCATACCATGCCGGGTTTGTTGGATGAATATACTTCCAGTGGAGAATGGTCCGGCAACCAGTGTTTTGAGACAGCCAATACGACCGGCTTTACCCTAAAAGATGAAATCCCCTGGCGAAAATGGATCGACGATGCGACGCCTTTACCGACGCCTTACAACGGAGCCTATGAAAATGTGATCGGGGCTTTTGAAGGAGGGCTCACCAACTATTTTGGTTGTCATCGCCCCACAGCCAAAGGCTGTTATATGGGCGCCGGCGGTTTTGGGGAAGGGTACGGACAGGATCTCTGTGCGCCATGTGTGCAAAGGGTGATCTGCTTTTTATACAAATATGTCAACGTCATAGAAAATCCGCAACCGTCTAATCCCGAACTGACCGTAACAGGAAACCAGACCATCACCTTTTCAGCAGACGTGGTAGCCCCGGAACCTAATACTCAAAAATACGAATGGTTCCTCAATGGAAAACGGATCGCCGAAGGCACCACCTCCATTGAGGTGACCTTTGGGCCATGCGCCGATTATAAACTCGTGTTTGCGGTAACTGACACCACTGATCTGGTGCGTTACGATGAAAAATTCGACGAGACCTACCCAAAACCTTACCGTGAGTTCGTGTGGACCATTGACCAGTCAGCTGTCAATGTTTACAATATGAATGCCACCGTTTCAGCCGTCAATGCTGATTGTACCGGAGAAGAGAATGGCCTTGCCGACTTTTCGGTTACTGGAGGGCTCGCGCCATATGAATTCTGGCTGGACGGCGTCCAGGTGTCCAATCCCGCCACAGGACTTGCCCCGGGCACCAGTGATTTTACCATCGTGGATGCCAATGGTTGTTCCATTGAACGGAAAGTCCAGCTGGAACAGGATGAAGTGCTGGACCTGAAAGTCTGTTCCGTGCATGACGGCGGTTGGGAAGTGTCGCTAGAATCCGTTCATTACGATCCCGGAGAACTGGATATTCAATGGTCCACAGGAGCCACCGGGCTTACCCTTACCAGTGTGCCTGACGGAGATTATTCCGTTACGGCAACCGTTAACGGCTGTTCGGTCACCAAATCCTTTAGCCTGGTATCCGCTGCTGAAAATATGACCGTTTCCCATCAATATTTTCCTTCCGAACTGGAACGGAATACCGGAACCATTTATGTTCAGGTCGAAGGCGGGACACCGGCATACCTGATCAAGTGGTTCGATCGGCTGACGGGAGATCGTACCGATGATCATCCGGACAATATCATCGCCAGCGGAACTACCTGGGGACATCTGCCCGAAAATGCTTTTGACGATAACCTGGGGACCAAATGGCTCCATGCCGTAAGCAACGATGCCTGGGTGGGATACGAATTTCCAGAACCGACTACTATTGTACATTACGCCATTACATCGGCCGATGATGTGCCCGAGCGTGACCCTAAAGACTGGCGCCTGGAGGGCTCTGATGATGGAAATACCTGGTCCGTACTGGATACACGGACCAATGAAGATTTTCCCAATCGTTTTCAACGCAGGGTGTTTACCATCGGGACACCCCTGGCTTATAAATTTTGTCGGCTTTTTGTGATGTCGAGTGCCGGGGAAAACCAGATACAGCTGCAGGAACTTGAATTCATTGGCACCGATCCTTCTGGACCTTTTGACTATAAACCCGAATTTGACGGTCATTTCACTCGTACCGATCTTGCCCCCGGAGATTACCGTTATGAGGTGGCCGATGCCTCCTCTGCCTGTAAAGATGCAGAGGTCGGTATGGCGGCCTTTGAAAGTTTTACTGCAAGTGGACTTACGGTCGTGCCAGACGGTCAATGTGGTGTGAGGATAGAAAATCCGGATATGGAAATGGATTATTTTTGGTTGTCTGATGAAACAGGAACTGCTTTGTTGGGAATGGGAGGTTCGTTTACGCCGCCTTCGGAAGGCAACTATTACGTGACGACCGCTCCTGCCGGCACCGGTCAATGGAGCAGCAACCGGAGAGGATTTGCGGTAACCATGCCGGAAATACCAGTAGTGCAAGGTCCGGAAGAGGGTATTTATTCCATCGTGGATCCATTGCCCGATGCGGAGTATTTATGGTATGATGCAGATAATTGCGGAACGCCCGTTCAAACAGGAACTACTTTTGAGCCGGGTATGGAAGCGGGCGAGTATTACGTGGCAGCCAGAAGTGCGGTTCAGTATCCCGATCCGGTAGATCCGGCAACTGTTCCCGGTTTGTTGCTGAGGATGGATGCTGCTGATCTTAATGGCGACGGCATGATCGATGATCCGGCTCCGGGTACCAGTTCCATTCTCGACTGGTATTTCCCAACGGGCAATAACTGGGCTCCGGACAACTGGTTTGCTTATCGCTCCAATCATCAAAATGGATTGGGTATTGCCGATTGGGCGACCTTGTGGCTACAGCGTCTCCAAAACGCCCAGAATAATTACCAGACGGTGTTGATGGCCTATGAAGAAAATGCCTTGTCATGGGGCGGCACTGCGCCCATGGAGGGCCTTTCCGTCAATATTCCACGACATGCCGATGCCTCTCAACTTTTTTCCAACAACGCTCCTGCCACTACACTGA
This sequence is a window from Lewinellaceae bacterium. Protein-coding genes within it:
- a CDS encoding T9SS type A sorting domain-containing protein, which encodes MTTRITTSLSIFFLFLFLTPHAFSQCDFNEVTITSTTGEYADEMSWQLHDSNGLLITQFQGEQNATTTQEVVCLMDGCYVFTASDSYGDGWNGGSVHLEWENSSENFGLDIGTGQVFYFGINATDCIPEILGCTDPNAFNYDPLATVDDGSCITLEGIVDVQSFDTLLYSGPKDNRINFVIQNRTSANPNDNFTNAQELRSRLELNFLPSFDFNDPGAKMPYAQYKNFFNLYAAWWPDAPGDHTWWSFNIIQQLRNEIFLPWANDETGWVTWFSTSKYGGGGGAGLNREARVGDGKMYGTDYETLLHEFGHTMPGLLDEYTSSGEWSGNQCFETANTTGFTLKDEIPWRKWIDDATPLPTPYNGAYENVIGAFEGGLTNYFGCHRPTAKGCYMGAGGFGEGYGQDLCAPCVQRVICFLYKYVNVIENPQPSNPELTVTGNQTITFSADVVAPEPNTQKYEWFLNGKRIAEGTTSIEVTFGPCADYKLVFAVTDTTDLVRYDEKFDETYPKPYREFVWTIDQSAVNVYNMNATVSAVNADCTGEENGLADFSVTGGLAPYEFWLDGVQVSNPATGLAPGTSDFTIVDANGCSIERKVQLEQDEVLDLKVCSVHDGGWEVSLESVHYDPGELDIQWSTGATGLTLTSVPDGDYSVTATVNGCSVTKSFSLVSAAENMTVSHQYFPSELERNTGTIYVQVEGGTPAYLIKWFDRLTGDRTDDHPDNIIASGTTWGHLPENAFDDNLGTKWLHAVSNDAWVGYEFPEPTTIVHYAITSADDVPERDPKDWRLEGSDDGNTWSVLDTRTNEDFPNRFQRRVFTIGTPLAYKFCRLFVMSSAGENQIQLQELEFIGTDPSGPFDYKPEFDGHFTRTDLAPGDYRYEVADASSACKDAEVGMAAFESFTASGLTVVPDGQCGVRIENPDMEMDYFWLSDETGTALLGMGGSFTPPSEGNYYVTTAPAGTGQWSSNRRGFAVTMPEIPVVQGPEEGIYSIVDPLPDAEYLWYDADNCGTPVQTGTTFEPGMEAGEYYVAARSAVQYPDPVDPATVPGLLLRMDAADLNGDGMIDDPAPGTSSILDWYFPTGNNWAPDNWFAYRSNHQNGLGIADWATLWLQRLQNAQNNYQTVLMAYEENALSWGGTAPMEGLSVNIPRHADASQLFSNNAPATTLNGTTYLNGKVVNPLTTANPMKFCVLGSVFTTPSFADIFYTDTHWEGKVGEMLFYDHALTDEEMKGISAFLRQKWISTAELESPRVHISWPGITALEEEEFVVEKVSIYPNPVGDRLIIESGLDGNFRLKLFNVHGALLEDRIVDTRKEEIDVSGLTAGLYYIEIIESDGKRQVGRFVKM